ctAAGTATCCACCGCAATTTAACTtagcttttattagttttgattAGTGACACTTAGTAGAATCGacatttttgttataataattttttattaactaaATGATCGCCGCAATTAACTTAAGTTTTACTGGTTTTAATTGGTGACACGTAGTAGAGTCAACCGTAGATGGTTTCAATATTAGTAAGTGTTTTTGCATCATGTGCAGAAATAAcagttttaaaatgtaaatgatatttaaaaatattttttgttaaatttttattattatttgtagaagttaagataaaaatattttttataaaaatttatattcaatcatacatatatatataattataatattgagaattttttatttatctatttcttttgtTAGATATATTGGGTCGACCATTTTCAAACGGAAAGCCGATTGGGCAGAGTACAAAGCGATGTTTTACAACCTAGATACGTTTTACATTAACATAATCCGTTTTCTTTTGCTGTGAATGTAAATTATATGTCCATGAGTATAATGTTCGGCTGTGCactgattttaattaaaaaaaatcttgacaaaaataagaaattatatactattatttttgagAATCAGACGCATTATAGAAAACTCACATTTCTATTTTAAACTGTGTTTTCTGTTTAATATATTCTTCTGCCAACTTTCTGCTTGTCACACTGTTTTGTTTCGCGCAAAAACTAATCTAGATTACGGTTAGTAATTAAGtactaataattaattattaaaaaaaaaaagcgattTTTTGGGTGCTGTATTCGATTTGATTCGAGTCCCTTTTCTTCTTTAGCCATCATCTCTctccgctctctctctctctctctctcgctctcttcTTCCTTATTTGTTCGCCGGTAAATCACAGCCGTCCGATTAACCAGCGTATACTCGCGCGACAAGATCTCTTAGATCACACCAATGGTCTGATTTTCACCGCCTCAGATCTCCGACAACACTCCGGTAACTATCTCCACCTCTTGTTTCCATCTCGTGAGATTGGGAAAATGAGGGAGCTTGATCTAATCGAGTCATAgtggaagaataagaagaagaaggctcTCTTTGAAAAAAATCCGAGGTTTTGGAATTTGAATTTGATTAATTAGGGATTTCGATTGCATGCTGATCCCAAATTAGGGTTTCTTTAGTTAGGTGGAGTTTAAAGTTAGTTCCTTTTAGCCatgtttaagaaaataatgaaaggTGGGCACAAGAAGCCCTCTAAATCCGAATCCAACGAACCTTCAAGCTACGGTCTTGGTGGCTCCAATGTTGTCGTTAGCCACGCTTCTCGTGGGGCGCTGGTTCCTTCCTCTCCAGTTACAACAGCCCCTCCTCCTCCTATAACCTCGGTGACCCCGCTCCCTCTCTTCAGGGACGTTCCCGTCTCGGAAAGGCAATCTCTGTTCTTGAGGAAGCTCCAGAACTGCTGTTTCCACTTTGATTTCACTGATACCACCAAGAACGCGAGAGAGAAGGAGATCAAGAGGCAGACGCTGCTGGAGCTGGTGGATTTTATACAGTCCGGAGCTAGTAAGGTCATCTCCGAGTCGTGTCAGGAGGAAATGATTAAAATGGTTTCTCTCAATCTCTTCCGTTGTCTCCCTCCCGCCTCCCACGAGAACACGGGCCAGGAGCCCGCGGATCCCGAGGAGGAGGAGCCGTATTTGGAGCCTTCTTGGCCTCATTTACAGCTGGTCTACGAGCTGCTGCTGAGATACGTTGTCTCTACTGATACCGATACCAAAGTGGCCAAACGGTATATCGACCATTCCTTTGTGTTGAAGCTGCTCGACTTGTTTGACTCCGAGGATCCGAGAGAGAGGGAGTATTTGAAAACGATTCTCCATAGGATCTACGGGAAGTTTATGGTACACAGGCCGTTTATTAGGAAAGCGATCAACAACATTTTCTATAGGTTTATCTATGAGACGGAGAGGCACGGCGGGATCGGGGAGCTTTTGGAGATTCTAGGCAGTATCATAAACGGGTTTGCGTTGCCTATGAAGGAGGAGCATAAGCTGTTTCTCATCAGGGTGTTGATACCGTTGCATAAGCCTAAACCGATAGCGATATATCATCAGCAGTTGTCGTATTGCATCGTTCAGTTTGTGGAAAAGGATTATAAGCTAGCGGATACGGTGATCAGGGGGTTGTTGAAGTATTGGCCTGTGACGAACTGCACCAAGGAGAATCTCTTCCTTCAGGAACTTGAAGAAGTTCTTGAGGCAACACAGCCTGTTGAGTTCCAGCGTTGTATGGTTCCGTTGTTCCAACAGATTGCTCGATGCCTCAATAGCTCTCACTTTCAGGTTAGTAGTCTTGTTATACACATCACCTTAAAGCTggatattttgtttctttagctAGTTATGTTTCGAAATGAATTTAGCATATGGAGGTAATGAATTCGAGATATTGTGTGCTAGTGTCCTCTATGAGTATCACCTTCAAGTTAACTTGGGTGTGATTCTTTCACGTGAAAAGAGTATGCAACTTTAGTGCATCACAGAATCTATGTTGCAATTGTCTTTATATTGTTTG
This region of Brassica napus cultivar Da-Ae chromosome C5, Da-Ae, whole genome shotgun sequence genomic DNA includes:
- the LOC106452776 gene encoding serine/threonine protein phosphatase 2A 57 kDa regulatory subunit B' beta isoform isoform X1, which translates into the protein MFKKIMKGGHKKPSKSESNEPSSYGLGGSNVVVSHASRGALVPSSPVTTAPPPPITSVTPLPLFRDVPVSERQSLFLRKLQNCCFHFDFTDTTKNAREKEIKRQTLLELVDFIQSGASKVISESCQEEMIKMVSLNLFRCLPPASHENTGQEPADPEEEEPYLEPSWPHLQLVYELLLRYVVSTDTDTKVAKRYIDHSFVLKLLDLFDSEDPREREYLKTILHRIYGKFMVHRPFIRKAINNIFYRFIYETERHGGIGELLEILGSIINGFALPMKEEHKLFLIRVLIPLHKPKPIAIYHQQLSYCIVQFVEKDYKLADTVIRGLLKYWPVTNCTKENLFLQELEEVLEATQPVEFQRCMVPLFQQIARCLNSSHFQVAERALFLWNNEHIVGLIAQNRSVILPIIYPALEKNIQSHWNQAVHGLTANIKKMFMEMDPKLFEECRRQYEEKQAKSKEVEEQRQFTWKRLAEAAAERDGVGGEDYMITS
- the LOC106452776 gene encoding serine/threonine protein phosphatase 2A 57 kDa regulatory subunit B' beta isoform isoform X2; its protein translation is MFKKIMKGGHKKPSKSESNEPSSYGLGGSNVVVSHASRGALVPSSPVTTAPPPPITSVTPLPLFRDVPVSERQSLFLRKLQNCCFHFDFTDTTKNAREKEIKRQTLLELVDFIQSGASKVISESCQEEMIKMVSLNLFRCLPPASHENTGQEPADPEEEEPYLEPSWPHLQLVYELLLRYVVSTDTDTKVAKRYIDHSFVLKLLDLFDSEDPREREYLKTILHRIYGKFMVHRPFIRKAINNIFYRFIYETERHGGIGELLEILGSIINGFALPMKEEHKLFLIRVLIPLHKPKPIAIYHQQLSYCIVQFVEKDYKLADTVIRGLLKYWPVTNCTKENLFLQELEEVLEATQPVEFQRCMVPLFQQIARCLNSSHFQNEHCSCGTMST